In Nicotiana tabacum cultivar K326 chromosome 2, ASM71507v2, whole genome shotgun sequence, the following proteins share a genomic window:
- the LOC142166353 gene encoding uncharacterized protein LOC142166353: MGLPNHYKNKHGRNTILDGTEALIPIEIGEPSTRFTHTKEASNEEELRTNLDLTEERREASLIQMTSQKQRIERYFNRKANLRYFKIGDFVLKKNVFRSTQTANAGKLSPNWECPYRDKGIAGK, encoded by the coding sequence atgggcttaccGAACCACTACAAAAATAAGCATGGGAGAAACACCATTCTCGATGGAACTGAGGCTTTAATTCCAATAGAGATAGGAGAACCAAGCACAAGGTTCACACATACAAAAGAAGCATCAAACGAAGAAGAACTTCGTACAAACTTAGATTTGACAGAAGAGAGAAGGGAGGCATCTTTGATTCAGATGACATCACAGAAGCAGAGGATTGAACGGTACTTCAACAGGAAGGCAAACCTAAGGtatttcaagattggggactttgtCCTCAAAAAAAATGTGTTTCGATCAACACAGACGGCAAATGCAGGAAAGCTGAGTCCGAATTGGGAATGTCCATATAGAGATAAAGGAATTGCTGGAAAAtga